The DNA region CGTTCAGTTAGTTCCGATGTTTTCGCTGATACCTTGGACATTTCCGACATCGGCCTTCCAGATACTTTGTTTCTCTCACGGTATTTTCTGCAATAAAGAATTAAGAGGGTTTTAATCAACGAAAATGAAATACTTTGCTCATCAATAAATGTAAAGTCACGGTGATTTATTAAAATACGTTAATATCGTAGTATTACCCGTGAAACGAACCTGGGGATAGGTTACAGTTTACTTAGTACATAGACATcagaaaataaatgacatttttaatcTAAATATCACATGAATTGTAGCGATATGATTTTTACCAAACACCTGAAAAGCCTATGCATCCATTATTTACACCtgaacatacaaaaatatacgTAAACTGTAAGTAATccccaggtccctgtgctcaCCTCCTGACCAGGATCACGGCTATGATAAACAAAGTTATGAggtaaaatcaaatatatataaactgtgatTAAATCCCTGGTCCTCGTGCTCAGCGTCTGACCAGGATCACGGCTATGATAAACAAAGTAACGATGTAGGCGacttacataaaatatatataaactgtaactaattcccaggtccctgtgctcaACTCCTGACAAGGATCACGGCTATGATAAACAAAGTAACGATGTAGGCGActtacatcaaatatatataaactgtaactaatccCCAAGTCCCTGTGCTTACCTCCTGACCAGGATCACGGCTATAATAAACAGAGTTGTGTGGTAGGCGActtacatcaaatatatataaactgtaactaatccccaggtccctgtgctcaCCTCCTGACCAGGATTAAGGCTATGATAAACAGAGTTACGAAGTAGGCGActtacatcaaatatatataaactgtaacttatccccaggtccctgtgcttaCCTCCTGACCAGGATCACGGCTATAATAAACAGAGTTATGTGGTAGGCGActtacatcaaatatatataaactgtaacttatccccaggtccctgtgctcaCCTTCTGACCTAGATCACGACTATAATAAACAGAGTTACGAGGTAGGCGActtacatcaaatatatataaactgtaactaatccCCAAGTCCCTGTGCTTACCTCCTGACCAGGATCACGGCTATAATAAACAGAGTTATGTGGTAGGCGActtacatcaaatatatataaactgtaacttatccccaggtccctgtgctcaCCTTCTGACCTAGATCACGACTATAATAAACAGAGTTACGAGGTAGGCGActtacatcaaatatatataaactgtaacttatccccaggtccctgtgctcaCCTCCTGACCAGGATCACGGCTATGATAAACAGAGTTGCGAGGTAGGCGActtacatcaaatatatataaactgtaacttatccccaggtccctgtgctcaCCTCCTGACCAGGATCACGACTATGATAAACAGAGTTATTAGGTAGGAGGctaacatcaaatatatattaaatgtaacAAATCCACAGGTCCCTTGGCTCACTTCCTGACCAGGATAACGGCTATGATAATTTATGGAGATAACCCGAAAATtgtacaatatgttggagaAAGAACTGTATCGAGGCCCGTCAAAGCCGAGATTTGTTCTCTCTccaaaatattgtacattttgaggcttatctctttctttaaaacatagcaagtctttgtgttaataaaataaagtacacttttattttcttttatttttaatataagcCAGTTTTTTGCCGTTGTCTATATGAGCTCAGGTAACTCtaccaatgtgcattcaaccatgacaaatccaataagacaatggcaacatagcctgtgttatatgtgataaatagcattcatgaacggaatgcatgaagcatgcttttgggttggacaactatctgtaaattcacTTTAACCATGTCCACCGACAGTTATGGAGGAATATTACTTTCTTATATTAATTTAAGAGATATAATGAGGTGACTTTAGTTAATTTTATTGCTAAAAGGACATTTTTGTCCAATGTCTGATGTGGTCaagaaatgacatatgaaactagacttgCAATTTAGGCGTTTGTTTGAAAGCGTCTTGCTAAAATGATCGCATATAATAGTAGTTTTCCAGGCTAGTTCAAAACAGTCTGTGCCCCCAGAACTTACATTGAATTCAGAGGATTTAAAATTCGACCTCTCTAGGGACAATcttggatttatttataccatgtgcaatttcattcaacaagccaatgggatttagatgaaattctgaaatattgttgaaacaaaatcaaaataagtgtaaaactacagtgtagatgATTTGGAAAAACAGGGTTTTCAGAAAGCGGAAATTGGAGTTAATTctgtagataagtgttaaatggtgaattcataatAAGGAGGAAAACTCGATatgggatatatacagaaattctgtTGATGTGTTTAATTCTGAATCAATAGATGATTAAATtctcttcatattcattgtgtgggattttattcgtaatttggatttaaaaattataggttgtgtgttgtgtgttaacataattatgggATTATGCACGGAGACATATACTCATCCTCATTGTGTAACTCTCTCAtaagttaccttttactgtcttataagtgactgtcttatattagagtcacatataagacagtaaaaggtaacatataggacagttacaggtaatgcTCCCATAATCCTggagttaaagtacagaaacaacaatagatgacatctaTTAGTTATTAAGTAGGTGGCAAAcatcaaatataaataaactgtaacaaatccccaggtccctgtgctcaCCTCCTGACAAGGATCACGGCTACGATAAACAGAGTCATAAGGTAGGCGGCTAACACTAACATTCCGGCAAGGACATCATTACTATCGTCTGTATCCTCCTCAGTATGACTTGGGGACGGGGGCTGTGGGTAGAAAAATCACGTGTCCTATCAACATTTTCAAGCGTCAAAAATATAGGACAGAGAAATAAGAACAATAGTAAtgcaatttcaaaattgatCTAATATGTGCaacatttaaaatgatttatgtttGTTTGGAAACtcattaaaacagaaaaaatacacaACTAGGTGTCTCAGAAAAGAAAGCgttaaaaatgtaattacatgtacatgagtTATATGCCTTAatgggtaggtattcattgtgacattGTTTCGCGAACAAAACTTTAATTTCACAATCGTCGCAATGGATATCTTTTCACAAGGATGGAGAACTCTGTAAAATGCGAAGACGGATTGGTCAGATTGAGACATCGTTGGATAGTTTCATCCtgttttatattaatacatgtagCTTATATAGAGctggtattatatataaagcTGGTATTTTTCATCTATCTTTAAAgtaattgaattatatttttactTATGTTCATTGCATGAAATAATTGTAGACAAATACCAAACCTTCATGAAAAACATCGGGACCTCTTTACAGAGTGTGTCACCCACGCTTTTTAATACTGCGACACTCAGAACTACGTCATCGTCATCTACCGTGATGTTGACGACTGTCAGTCTGAAAGAGGAAACAACGACACAAACTCGTGGACCTGAAAGCCGTTATTATGCAGATGAGTGTCGGTATAAGTATATCGTAGTTTAGCAACATTCAAGAATGGTCTGTTCTTGGATGGGTGACCGCTCCATTGTTCACTTATCCAAGAGCAGGCCACGCACAACGTTGCTTTACCGACACTCATCCACACAACTATAAACGCTTTTAGCTTGCTGCTGGACTATGCGGCTGAAATGCCCAAATACATGAACCGCTACACTACTCCTGGTGCCGACTAGCTTCGTTCAACATGGTATCCTAAGCACTAGTGATGCCGCATCGTGTCCAGAACCCCTCTAGTCAACAACCATTACCAGGAACATTGTGCTTCTCATGTTTTCCGATATGCTAGGCCCGTTTACATTTGCTGGCACctaatgaattacatgtatgtgactgaAATGTCCATATCCATGAACCGTCACAATACTAGTATTACGAGAATAGTGATTTTAACGTACGAAATAACAAGAAAAAACATTCTTGATCAATATCACAGAAAGAGAAGACGGTTTGACATGCTACGGTTCTACGTTCTGTAAAATTACCCGTCAAAACTTGATTTGATGACCTTGACATCTTCAACTTCCACTTTGTAGTTGTTTTCTGATAGCATCTCGACCACTTCCTTTTCCAAGGCAACTACAGATACCACCTGCTTGTCATTGGCTATCCGTATAGACAGAATGGCCTCACCTGTACCAAGTAACATAGCATTGTTAACGTTAGTTTTGTACgcatacattttttaattaaaaacgaACACAACATTATAATTTGGTTTTGctttcattgaaaaaaagataaaaataaaagtaaaataaagttaatggtGTTGTGTCGTGCCTTTGCACAATAAATATCAGGCTTGGCCAGACCCAGATTTCTCTATGTAAAAAACACTGGCTTAAGAAAGATCagcattttttatcattttttatgcTATTTAGGTCAATTTTGGTACTGTtttttacttgtttgtttgttttgagaaatcgtTGATTAAGAACGATCCTTAAATCACTAGCCTACTTTAATTATCGACCCCATGCGTAATGGATGTCTGAAGTTGGTTGAGAGTTCATAGATCCGGGTTCAGTTAACTGCGACCTATGAACTCCCTATCCGTCTTCAGACACAAACATTGGACACATATCCTATTACACACGGTACCCGAATTTAACATGAGTATCGTTCTATGATCTACGTGTTAAAACTACAGATAAATGGTTATACCATACCGCCACCGCCGGGGTAAACTACGGAGGCTGTACATGACGATGGGCGTGGAGTTATCGGAGACTCGCTGGAAATCGTGAAGCTTGGTGTGGATGCTTCCTGGTGGGTTGGATAAGTTATATTGTGACTGGAAGGGGAAACATTAATAGTAGTGAATGGCACGTCTTTTGTGAACTTCTCTGTTGTAACATCAACATTTCGGATAGACGACGTCCCTGTTAAAATTGAAGATGAAGATAATTCGTCTGCTTGTGTGTTTTGGGTCTGTTGCTTGTCAGTCGTTCTTGTAGAGGTAGTTGGTATTCCAGAGTTTTCTGGTGCAGATGGGGAAATTGAAATTTCTGTTGATATTGAACCCGTAGTCATTTCTGTAGAAGTTTCCTCATTAACTGGTGTAATAGATTCAATAATCGCGTTAGTAAATTTTTCAGTCCGCGCCGAATTTTCTGTGGTGTTCCCTGTAGTTAATGTTGGTGAAATCGTTTGTTGTTTCGATGTTACCTCCCTTGTTGGAACTATATTTGAGTTTATTTCACTGGCTACAATGGGTTTCTGTGTAGTGATGATTTCACTAGAAGACTGTTTCGTAGAGATGATTGGATCAGAACTGGGGAATCCACTTGATACGTTTTGTTCAAACGGAGTCACTTCCTTGGTGGATGAACTACTTTCTTTGTTAGTATTAGCGGAATGAGCTGTGGATGTAACCTGGCCACCGAAAACCGATACTTGTGCTATAGGCTGGGTTGTTGATTTGTGATCGTCGACGACTTGTAATATGGTGGTTATCTCACTAGCTTGCAGTCCTGATTCGTCTGTAGAGCTTACTTGATCAACAGATACACTTGGTTCTGGGGAAGAACTCACTTCATTACTAGAATTCACTGATATTGAGGTAGAGCTTATCTCACTACCAGATATCACTGAATCTGGCGTAGAACTCCTCTCACTACCAGATATCTCTGAATCTGGAGTAGAGGTCATCTCACTACCACCAGATATCACTGAATCTGGCGTAGAACTCATTTCACTAACAGATATCACTAAATCTGGAGTAGATCTTATCTCACTACCAGATATCACTGAATCTGGCGTAGAACCCATCTCACTACCAGATATCACTGAATCTGGCGAAGAACTCATCTCACTACCAGATATCACTAAATCTGGAGTAGATCTTATCTCACTACCAGATATCACTGAATCTGGCGTAGAACTCCTCTCACTACCAGATATCACTAAATCAGGAGTAGAACTCATCTCACTACTAGATATCACTGAATCTGGTGTAGAACTCATCTCACCACCAGATATCACTGAATCTGGGGAAGAGGTCATTTCACTACCAGATATCACTGAATCTGGGGTAGATGTCATCTCACTACCAGATATCACTGAATCTGGGGTAGAGGTCATCTTAATACCAGATATCACTGAATTTGGAGTAGAACTCATCTCACTACCTGATATCACTGAATCTGGAGTAGAACTCCTCTCACTACCAGATATCACTAAATCAGGAGTAGAACTCATCTCACTACTAGAAATCACTGAATCTGGTGTAGAACTCATCTCACCACCAGATATCACTGAATCTGGGGTAGAGGTCATCTCACTACCAGATATCACTGAATCTGGGGTAGATGTCATCTCACTACCAGATATCACTGAATCTGGGGTAGAGGTCATCTTAATACCAGATATCACTGAATCTGGAGTTGAACTCATCTCACTACCTGATATCACTGAATCTAGAGTAGAACTCATCTCACTACCTGATATCACCGAATCTGGAGTAGATGTCATCTCATTACCAGATATCACTGAATCTGGGGTAGAGGTCATCTCACTACCTGATATCACTGAATCTGGAGTAGAACTCATCTCACTACCAGATATCACCGAATCTGGAGTAAAACTCATCTCACTAACAGATATCACTGAATCTGAAATAGAACTCATCTCACCACCAGATATCACTGAATCTGGCGTAAAAATCATCTCACTGCTAGATATCACTGAATCTGGAGTAGAACTCATCTCATTACCAGATATCCCTGAATCAGGAGTATAACTCATCTCAGTACCAGATATCACTAAATCTGGAGTAGAACTCATCTCATTACCAGGTATCTCATTACTGTGCTCAACGGATTCCATGGTAGAACTCACATCGGTACTGGCTGCCACGGAATGTGAAGGAGAGGTTTCCGCACTATAGGTAATCGATGGTGAATTAGTCATACCCAATGCTGTGGGTGTGACTCCTGATGTTGAGATGGATTCGGGTACCGGATCAGACGTGACGAACAACGATTCTGAAGATGTAACAATATTAGTGTTCGTTACTTCAGTTGTCGATGGGATTTCACTGGAAGATACCGATACAATAGTGCCTGTTCTATCGGGTGACAATCCGTCAGTTGTCTGTTGTGATACCAGATCTGAAACACCTAATACCACACTACTGCTGTCTACCGTCTTCTGGCTTGATAGGGTATACGATTGAGGCATTGTAGGTAGAGAAGCCAATTCGGGCGCCGTAGATTTTGGACCAACGGAATTTCTATACGTATACGTACTTAAATCTATTAGAGAGTCAGTAGTCTCTTGGATATTCGTCACTTCGTTTTCATTCGTGATTTCGTCTGTTGCTACGAATGGCGAGCTTTTAGCGTCATAATTTGAGGTACTCGATTCTACTTTGGTTAGACTAGAAGAAAGTGTCGATTCTTGAGTTGAATAGGAAGTGCTATAGTCATGCTCGAGAGTGGAGCTAAATTCAGATGAGCTAAGATAACTAGCAGTTTCTACAGTAGTGTCTGTTGCATGCTGGGTAATAAACAAACCATTGGGGTCCCGCGAGACATCTACGTGACCGGTGCATTCGTGTTGCATTGTTAAAGTAGTCACGTCAGCTGTCAAGGGCGAAGTTGTCGATACAAAATTATCAGTAATAGATGTGGTTTCTATGGAGACTTCTGAAGGTGTTCCTTCAGAAATATCCAAAGGATTGGGAGACATTTCTGATATTCGAAATTCATCTACAGTTGTCGAGTCGAACGATTCAGTGCTTAATATGTCAGTTTCAGAGTTGTTTATTATTGTGATGTCGATAGATCTTCCTGGAACTGTTCCTTCAGAAACGGGACTAGTGCTCAGTTTAGTTGTTCTGGTTTCACTGACAGTTGTTTTGCTCCACTCTTCAGTGAGTTCATTGTTTGCGGAAGTTCTGGATTCGTATGCTTCCGTTGCCAAATTGGTAGTTCGGTCAATACCTGGTGACGTCGATGGTTCGCCGTTTTGTTTAGAAGTCACCGTAGATATTGTTAAAGTACTTTCATTGATATCCTGTGGAGGTGTAGTTGTGGGATCACCATCATACTCTAGTGTTGACTGTTCATAATCTTGATAAGAAGAGGTTAAGATGTTTTCTGTTGATGATTTGTCATTGACATTGGAAGAATGTCGGGATTCTGTGACAGACTCGGTATAGTCAGTGTTAGCAACGGTACGTTCAGTAGAAAATGCACGATGTCCTTCTAGATAGACAGAACCAACATCGTTGTCGAAAAATTCACTAGAAATATTTGCATTCGACCCATTTCCATCGACCCTCTTATGATCGCTGATATTGTCAGAAATCTCGAAACTACAGCTAACACCTGAAACGATATTAATTTGGTTCATTACACCAAGACGAACGGAAAGGCACAGGAGACTAACAGAGATCAAGCGAATGAAGCAATGTAGATTCAGTCTAATTAAGTCTTGTGTTATCTGACATACGCTTGATAGCTTCGGTACGTACATGTAGTTAGATGAATAGTGTTACTTATATTACTAATATTTTCAAGTTATCTTCGGGTAATTTGCATGCCATCTTTTGATTAAATATGCAATTATTATCTATGCCCTTTTCTGTACATGAAAAACCATTCCCTAACTCGGGATATGTCAAACAAATAGGAAAAGGTAAGCGTGGATAAGTCATGATGTGCAAATCGGATGTTTGTAGACTGTCTTACCTGGAATACATAGTTTATTTCCATGACGATCACAAGTGTACGAATTCGGTTCTGGGAAACAGAGAGTGGTACAATCGCCGTAGTAGAAGGGATCGCAGGATACGGAGTGTTCCAGCGTGATCCTGTAATACCAAAGTTAAAAACAGAATTAATATGGGGATAGTGTATAGCATTCAAACACAGGACGTATCAGGGAATACAGAGAAAGTAATGTGTGTAAAACATTCTTACCCTGTCTTATGACCGTTGTATTGCTTTGGTCCAATATGAACAACTTGTCCGTTGGGTTCCGGTTTGGTTTGAAGATTCAATCTGATGGAATCATTCATAATTGTCTCCCCTATCGTCATGTCTACGTTTACCAGAACTCCAACCTAAAGAAAGGATGCAATCCGGACAATATCAACGTCAGCAAATTATAGAAGACGTACATGTATGAGTTTTTTTCTTGCCATGTAAtactattttcatattgtctttttatttctatgtaatgttCGGATTTGGTCGCCTccaacattaacatttttcgtCAATTATTGGGAGACGTAGAAAAATGGAACACCCcatgcaaatattttttcttcttttcttctaAAGTTGCTAAGATGTTTAGTGTCTTGGGTAGTTCGTTTCAGTGAGCGCTCGTCATAATTCAGTGGgatagtactataaaaaaaaCCGAAAGGTCTACTATACCAAAGATCCCAAAACACAATTCAAACACACAACATACTGCATACACGATAGGCTGTCCTTAGATGACCCAGACTGTTAATATCAAGTTAATGCAATCTACCAAACAACCAACCAATGCGTATCACCTACCTTCCACACGTCAAATCTGTACACAAACGGGTTATGTAAAGATCCAATCATATCCCCAAATATAATCTCTGAGGTATCCTCGTCCACATGTACGGTATATTTCCCTTCTCCGTAGATACAGGTACTGAAAACATATCACCAACTTATTACCGATGTTCTATCAAGGGGAGGCTTGCACTCTGGGAACACATTTGACAATGATTTTTAATGTCATTCCAGAGAAAGACTAACAGAGGGAGAGTGAATGGGAATGAATGAATATGTCCtgagagagagagtgagagaAGATCTACTATTATAACAAAAAGTTCTTTATCAGCTGCAGTAAAGTAAGAAAGAGAACGAAAGAGTAAAAATGAGGAGAATACAATCTGatgccaaaatgaaaataaaagaatgaAAACAATGATACGACGGGGAAAAATGTACGATGATGAAATGGCTCCGTGCCAGAGGCacgaaatataacataaatagataaatattagaCTAGACATTAACAgcacaatttaaaaaatactaatttcACTACATTTAAGATTAAACatatctttgttttattttatttcttatatatatattcaaaaacgATACTTTTTAACGAGTATTCTTTATATATGATATGACAATGCTatgtataaattgtataaatatataacgaAACCCTCCTGAGTACAAAAAAgaagaatacaaaaaaaaaataaaaaatcatttattgatTTAAGTTCGGGTTTCAATTTTGCTGTGGTAAATTTAATGTGTTTTGCCCTTTTTGCACCATTCTTTTATGATACCTTAAACTTCAGTTAAGACCGATCGAAAAGTGACCcacaaatacaaattaaaatgatgCAGTTAATCAGATGATTCTTCAATGCTCATATATTTGTCCTACTTACCGTACCGGAGAGATATCGCTAATACATATGTTAATATGGACATCACATTTGCTATTGCAGGTTAAACTTTGACCCTCTGGACAGCAATTATTGTACCCTCCAGCTCCCCAAGGTGTTATAAGATTAACGAAGTGTAATATTCCAGATCCAGCCGCTCGTATACCCTGACAAAACAAGACTCGAGTTATAatcaattaaatacatgtatatcacattaCATGACCAGAATTCAAACCACGAAAATGGATATTTGCCTAATTCTCTTCATACATTTCatacattttatcataaaatgttcAAGCTGTTGAATacataaacaattatatatCCATTTACATTTACTATCCAGTAGTGATCTATATTAATTTATcacattgtttttttaattcaaagatTACAGCAAACTACATATAATTGGCAAGTGATATAAAGTAttctatttttcattaaaatatggataaatttgaaaattggtGTCAGTTTcggaaaataatttttttttcttgtctaATGAAGCAATATTTCTCTTCTCATATTCCTTGTTCCTGGTCAGACTGATGTCTTGATCTTGTTATTAAGCATTATTTATAATTCCAAATAATTTTAGTTTTGGAGAATCTAATTTTCACAAACGTTTACCTTGTTTTTTACGCATTTAAACTTAAAATGCTATTAAT from Argopecten irradians isolate NY chromosome 5, Ai_NY, whole genome shotgun sequence includes:
- the LOC138324246 gene encoding uncharacterized protein, producing the protein MKLITITTAILLLRVQGIRAAGSGILHFVNLITPWGAGGYNNCCPEGQSLTCNSKCDVHINICISDISPVRTCIYGEGKYTVHVDEDTSEIIFGDMIGSLHNPFVYRFDVWKVGVLVNVDMTIGETIMNDSIRLNLQTKPEPNGQVVHIGPKQYNGHKTGITLEHSVSCDPFYYGDCTTLCFPEPNSYTCDRHGNKLCIPGVSCSFEISDNISDHKRVDGNGSNANISSEFFDNDVGSVYLEGHRAFSTERTVANTDYTESVTESRHSSNVNDKSSTENILTSSYQDYEQSTLEYDGDPTTTPPQDINESTLTISTVTSKQNGEPSTSPGIDRTTNLATEAYESRTSANNELTEEWSKTTVSETRTTKLSTSPVSEGTVPGRSIDITIINNSETDILSTESFDSTTVDEFRISEMSPNPLDISEGTPSEVSIETTSITDNFVSTTSPLTADVTTLTMQHECTGHVDVSRDPNGLFITQHATDTTVETASYLSSSEFSSTLEHDYSTSYSTQESTLSSSLTKVESSTSNYDAKSSPFVATDEITNENEVTNIQETTDSLIDLSTYTYRNSVGPKSTAPELASLPTMPQSYTLSSQKTVDSSSVVLGVSDLVSQQTTDGLSPDRTGTIVSVSSSEIPSTTEVTNTNIVTSSESLFVTSDPVPESISTSGVTPTALGMTNSPSITYSAETSPSHSVAASTDVSSTMESVEHSNEIPGNEMSSTPDLVISGTEMSYTPDSGISGNEMSSTPDSVISSSEMIFTPDSVISGGEMSSISDSVISVSEMSFTPDSVISGSEMSSTPDSVISGSEMTSTPDSVISGNEMTSTPDSVISGSEMSSTLDSVISGSEMSSTPDSVISGIKMTSTPDSVISGSEMTSTPDSVISGSEMTSTPDSVISGGEMSSTPDSVISSSEMSSTPDLVISGSERSSTPDSVISGSEMSSTPNSVISGIKMTSTPDSVISGSEMTSTPDSVISGSEMTSSPDSVISGGEMSSTPDSVISSSEMSSTPDLVISGSERSSTPDSVISGSEIRSTPDLVISGSEMSSSPDSVISGSEMGSTPDSVISGSEIRSTPDLVISVSEMSSTPDSVISGGSEMTSTPDSEISGSERSSTPDSVISGSEISSTSISVNSSNEVSSSPEPSVSVDQVSSTDESGLQASEITTILQVVDDHKSTTQPIAQVSVFGGQVTSTAHSANTNKESSSSTKEVTPFEQNVSSGFPSSDPIISTKQSSSEIITTQKPIVASEINSNIVPTREVTSKQQTISPTLTTGNTTENSARTEKFTNAIIESITPVNEETSTEMTTGSISTEISISPSAPENSGIPTTSTRTTDKQQTQNTQADELSSSSILTGTSSIRNVDVTTEKFTKDVPFTTINVSPSSHNITYPTHQEASTPSFTISSESPITPRPSSCTASVVYPGGGGEAILSIRIANDKQVVSVVALEKEVVEMLSENNYKVEVEDVKVIKSSFDGLTVVNITVDDDDVVLSVAVLKSVGDTLCKEVPMFFMKPPSPSHTEEDTDDSNDVLAGMLVLAAYLMTLFIVAVILVRRKYRERNKVSGRPMSEMSKVSAKTSELTERPETCMTGISSEYGETNC